Proteins from one Monodelphis domestica isolate mMonDom1 chromosome 6, mMonDom1.pri, whole genome shotgun sequence genomic window:
- the CNGA1 gene encoding cGMP-gated cation channel alpha-1 encodes MKRNVISTQHSYMNIPKVVPQNTEKQIRRIENGGFSSLSDDDDDSASVTKHGNHQGGDSFRTNSHAKEGASSQRSQYLPGAIALFNVNNCSNKDQEVKEEKKKKKEKKGKSSDKKEKKKDTEKKKNKEKEKEKKEKEKEKKEDQSKDKKADEKKEILVIDPAGSTYYNWLFCIALPVMYNWTMIIARACFEELQTTYLEYWIILDYLSDAIYLLDMFVRTRTGYLEQGLLVKDKLKLIEKYKSHLQFKLDVLSVVPTDLLLLQLGWNYPEVRLNRLLRVSRMFEFFQRTETRTNYPNIFRISNLVMYIVIIIHWNACIYYSISKVIGFGNDTWVYPDTNDPEFGRLARKYVYSLYWSTLTLTTIGETPPPVLDSEYVFVVIDFLIGVLIFATIVGNIGSMISNMNAARAEFQARIDAVKQYMHFRNVSKDMERRVIKWFDYLWTNKKTVDEKEVLKYLPDKLRAEIAISVHLDTLKKVRIFADCEAGLLVELVLKLQPQVYSPGDYICKKGDIGREMYIIKEGKLAVVADDGITQFVVLSDGSYFGEISILNIKGSKAGNRRTANIRSIGYSDLFCLSKDDLMEALTEYPDAKCMLEEKGKQILMKDGLLDLNIANLGSDPKDLEEKVTQMEGSVDLLQTRFARILAEYESMQKKLKQRLTKVEKFLKPLIETEFSDIEGVETEREPTESTQE; translated from the exons ATGAAGAGAAATGTGATCAGCACTCAGCACTCATATATGAACATCCCCAAGGTGGTTCCACAAAATACTGAAAAGCAAATAAGAAGGATAGAAAATGGAGGTTTCAG TTCGCTCTCGGACGATGATGATGACAGTGCCTCTGTGACGAAACATGGAAACCACCAAGGAGGCGATTCCTTCAGAACTAACTCCCATGCAAAGGAAGGAGCATCCTCACAGAG GAGTCAATACTTGCCAGGTGCCATTGCACTCTTTAATGTTAACAACTGCAGCAATAAAGACca agaggtgaaagaggaaaagaagaaaaaaaaagaaaagaaagg CAAATCcagtgataaaaaggaaaagaaaaaggatacagaaaagaaaaagaataaggagaaagaaaaagagaaaaaggagaaagagaaagagaagaaagaggaccAAAGTAAAGATAAGAAAGCAGa tgagaaaaaagaaattttggtTATTGATCCAGCGGGGAGTACATATTACAACTGGCTGTTTTGTATCGCTTTGCCTGTGATGTACAACTGGACCATGATCATTGCAAG AGCATGTTTTGAGGAACTTCAGACTACTTACTTAGAATATTGGATTATTTTGGATTACTTATCAGATGCAatctatcttcttgacatgtttgtACGAACAAGAACAG GTTACCTGGAACAAGGATTGTTAGTGAAAGACAAACTTAAACtcatagagaaatataaatcacaTTTGCAATTTAAACTTGATGTTCTCTCAGTGGTACCAACTGATCTGCTGCTTTTACAGTTGGGATGGAACTATCCAGAGGTCAGATTAAACAGATTACTCAGGGTATCACGAATGTTTGAATTCTTCCAACGGACTGAAACGAGGACAAACTATCCAAACATCTTTAGGATTTCTAACCTTGTCATGTATATTGTGATTATCATTCACTGGAATGCATGCATATACTATTCCATCTCTAAAGTCATTGGATTTGGGAATGATACATGGGTCTATCCTGATACTAATGACCCTGAATTTGGTCGTCTGGCTAGAAAGTATGTTTATAGCCTCTACTGGTCAACACTGACCTTAACCACCATTGGTGAAACTCCACCTCCTGTTTTGGACTCTGAGTATGTCTTCGTGGTGATTGACTTCTTGATTGGAGTTTTAATTTTTGCTACTATCGTTGGTAATATCGGCTCCATGATTTCTAATATGAATGCAGCCAGAGCAGAATTTCAAGCAAGAATTGATGCAGTAAAACAATATATGCATTTTCGAAATGTAAGCAAAGATATGGAAAGGAGGGTTATCAAGTGGTTTGACTACCTAtggacaaacaaaaaaacagtagATGAAAAGGAAGTTTTGAAATATTTACCAGACAAACTAAGGGCAGAGATTGCTATCAGTGTTCACTTGGACACATTAAAGAAGGTACGCATTTTTGCTGACTGTGAAGCTGGACTATTGGTGGAACTGGTCTTGAAGTTACAGCCTCAAGTTTACAGTCCTGGGGATTACATTTGCAAAAAAGGCGATATTGGACGGGAGATGTACATTATCAAAGAGGGGAAATTAGCTGTAGTAGCTGATGATGGGATCACACAGTTTGTGGTCTTGAGTGATGGTAGTTACTTTGGGGAGATCAGCATCCTTAACATTAAAGGTAGCAAAGCCGGTAACCGAAGAACAGCCAATATTAGAAGTATTGGCTATTCAGATCTTTTCTGTCTATCAAAAGATGATCTCATGGAAGCTCTAACTGAATATCCAGATGCTAAATGCATGctagaagaaaaaggcaaacaaaTCTTGATGAAGGATGGACTATTGGACCTAAATATTGCAAATTTAGGAAGTGATCCTAAGGACTTAGAAGAGAAGGTCACACAAATGGAAGGATCAGTAGACCTCTTACAGACAAGATTTGCCAGGATTCTTGCCGAGTATGAGTCAATGCAGAAAAAGTTGAAGCAAAGGCTAACTAAAGTTGAGAAATTCTTGAAACCATTAATTGAAACTGAGTTTTCAGATATCgaaggagtagaaacagagagagaaccCACAGAGTCAACACAGGAATGA